A region of Allocoleopsis franciscana PCC 7113 DNA encodes the following proteins:
- the pyrC gene encoding dihydroorotase — MQKLTMTRPDDWHLHLRDGAALKAVLPHTVRQFARAIIMPNLKPPVRSVADAAAYRDRILAVIPADQRFEPLMTLYLTDNTSPEEIIRAKESQFVKAVKYYPAGATTNSDSGVTDIRKCDRVFEAMQQVDMPLLLHGEVTDQSVDMFDREKVFIERHLIPLKQRFPNLRVVLEHVTTSDAVQYVLSANNIAATITPQHLLFNRNILFQGGIRPHFYCLPILKREEHRLALLQAATSGNPKFFLGTDSAPHPRNGKESSCGCAGCYSALHAMELYAEAFESVDALDKLEAFASFYGPDFYQLPRNTEQITLGRTTWRVPDEVPFTESGLVPLRAGQEMTWQMLDASMAEAN, encoded by the coding sequence ATGCAAAAGCTTACTATGACCCGGCCTGACGACTGGCATCTGCATCTACGCGACGGTGCGGCGCTGAAAGCGGTTCTGCCCCATACAGTGCGTCAGTTTGCCCGCGCTATCATCATGCCGAACTTGAAGCCCCCAGTACGCTCAGTGGCTGATGCTGCGGCTTATCGCGATCGCATTCTCGCAGTGATTCCGGCTGACCAACGGTTCGAGCCACTGATGACGCTCTACCTCACCGACAACACCAGCCCCGAAGAAATTATCCGGGCTAAAGAATCCCAGTTTGTCAAAGCGGTAAAGTACTACCCAGCGGGTGCAACGACCAATTCAGACTCCGGTGTGACAGACATTCGTAAGTGCGATCGCGTCTTTGAAGCGATGCAGCAGGTAGACATGCCTTTACTACTGCACGGGGAAGTGACCGATCAAAGTGTCGATATGTTTGATCGCGAGAAGGTATTTATCGAGCGACATTTGATCCCCCTCAAGCAGCGATTTCCCAACCTGCGCGTGGTGCTTGAGCACGTTACCACCTCAGATGCTGTGCAGTATGTCCTGTCTGCGAACAACATCGCTGCAACGATCACCCCACAACATTTGTTATTTAACCGCAATATCCTATTTCAAGGTGGCATTCGCCCCCATTTCTATTGCTTGCCAATTTTGAAACGTGAGGAGCATCGCCTCGCCCTTCTGCAAGCAGCAACCTCTGGCAATCCTAAGTTTTTTCTTGGCACCGATAGCGCTCCCCATCCTCGCAATGGCAAAGAAAGTTCCTGTGGCTGCGCGGGTTGCTACTCGGCTCTGCACGCGATGGAGTTATACGCAGAAGCTTTTGAGAGCGTTGATGCACTCGATAAACTTGAAGCTTTCGCCAGCTTCTATGGGCCAGATTTTTATCAACTCCCGCGCAATACTGAACAAATTACTTTGGGCAGAACGACCTGGCGCGTTCCCGATGAAGTGCCATTTACTGAATCCGGACTTGTGCCCTTACGGGCAGGTCAGGAGATGACGTGGCAAATGCTTGACGCTAGCATGGCTGAAGCTAATTGA
- a CDS encoding pentapeptide repeat-containing protein, which produces MRERSKQWQRKIRSNKWWVIGVIATPALIGIVWWLGLLSERRLQPDGSRLSHNESATLAHPHRETLISGMGAIVMVAGGVFLLLNFRKANRNTETADLSGAQISGADLINANLSGADLSGADLINADLINANLSGADLSGADLINADLSGADLINADLSGADLSGADLINANLSSAQLCGADLINANLSGADLINANLSGTDLINANLSGANLSGANLRYANLSGANLSSANLSGANLKYANLSGADLNCTLLSDANLSNANLSGALLFFVNSREVRNLEPLQLQAQRSPFLCNVALPSYSHQRKVNPNRDCDRIPQLLSDRYNISLEEAQGIVNEARQHRWD; this is translated from the coding sequence ATGCGGGAGCGATCCAAGCAGTGGCAGCGAAAGATAAGGAGCAACAAATGGTGGGTGATTGGAGTGATCGCGACTCCAGCCCTTATTGGGATCGTGTGGTGGCTGGGGTTACTCTCCGAGCGTAGACTTCAGCCGGATGGCTCACGCCTATCCCACAACGAGAGCGCGACCCTTGCTCACCCACACCGTGAAACCCTCATCAGCGGTATGGGGGCGATTGTGATGGTTGCCGGTGGAGTCTTCCTGTTGCTCAATTTTCGCAAGGCCAACAGAAATACAGAAACAGCCGACCTCAGCGGTGCACAGATCAGCGGTGCCGACCTCATCAATGCCAATCTCAGTGGTGCCGACCTCAGCGGTGCTGATCTTATCAATGCTGATCTTATCAATGCCAATCTCAGTGGTGCCGACCTCAGCGGTGCTGATCTTATCAATGCCGACCTCAGTGGTGCTGACCTTATCAATGCCGACCTCAGTGGTGCCGACCTCAGCGGTGCCGACCTCATCAATGCCAATCTCAGCAGTGCACAGCTCTGTGGTGCCGACCTCATCAATGCCAATCTCAGTGGTGCCGACCTCATCAATGCCAATCTCAGCGGTACTGACCTTATCAATGCCAATCTCAGTGGTGCCAACCTCAGCGGTGCCAACCTCAGATATGCCAACCTCAGTGGTGCCAACCTCAGTAGTGCCAACCTCAGTGGTGCCAACCTCAAATATGCTAATCTTAGCGGTGCCGACCTCAACTGTACCTTACTCAGCGATGCCAACCTCAGCAATGCTAACCTCAGTGGTGCCTTGCTATTTTTTGTAAATTCACGCGAAGTTCGGAATCTTGAACCGCTTCAACTACAGGCGCAACGTTCGCCTTTTTTATGTAATGTTGCACTGCCTTCCTACTCCCATCAACGAAAAGTGAATCCCAATCGCGACTGCGATCGCATTCCCCAACTTTTGAGCGATCGCTACAATATTTCACTCGAAGAGGCTCAAGGGATAGTCAATGAAGCTCGACAACACCGATGGGACTAA
- a CDS encoding peptidoglycan-binding domain-containing protein, protein MSTAYISQAPAQKASLKLPVLRPGSSGSTVRVLQQLLNFKGFNLEIDGEFNPHTQEAVKEFQKMNGLGMEGIVDSQTWYYLNAGLLPLEC, encoded by the coding sequence ATGTCTACAGCCTATATCTCTCAAGCCCCTGCTCAAAAAGCTTCCCTCAAGCTTCCGGTTCTGCGTCCCGGTAGTTCTGGTAGTACCGTCAGAGTTCTACAGCAGTTACTCAATTTTAAAGGCTTTAACCTTGAGATCGATGGCGAATTTAATCCACATACCCAAGAGGCGGTGAAAGAATTTCAAAAAATGAACGGTTTAGGGATGGAGGGAATTGTTGATTCCCAGACTTGGTATTATCTAAATGCTGGCTTACTGCCCCTAGAGTGTTGA
- a CDS encoding response regulator yields the protein MKPAPMRILLVEDDELFRLGLSMRLSKEPGLEVIAEAVDGETAIELTNQHLPDVVLLDVGLPGVGGVEACRQIKQHHSQMPVLVLTSHSQKQLIERLIAAGASGYCLKGIEAELLILALRSVAAGASWWDQTVTAEIRAAMTGNLPVQIKTAGESQNLLTHREQEILALIAAGKTNQEIAEMLHIATGTVRVHVHAILQKLEVRDRTQAAILAVQKGLVAAELLAKS from the coding sequence ATGAAACCAGCACCAATGCGGATTTTGTTAGTAGAAGATGACGAACTGTTCCGCTTAGGACTCTCCATGCGGCTGTCTAAAGAGCCCGGATTGGAAGTTATCGCTGAGGCAGTCGATGGCGAAACGGCTATAGAACTGACCAATCAGCACCTACCTGATGTCGTACTGTTGGATGTGGGATTGCCGGGGGTTGGGGGTGTTGAGGCTTGTCGTCAAATTAAACAGCACCATTCACAGATGCCCGTTTTAGTTCTAACCTCTCACTCTCAAAAGCAGCTAATTGAGCGGCTAATTGCAGCTGGTGCTTCTGGATATTGTCTTAAAGGAATTGAAGCGGAGCTATTAATTTTAGCACTGCGATCGGTAGCGGCGGGGGCGTCGTGGTGGGATCAAACCGTCACGGCAGAAATTCGTGCAGCAATGACAGGCAATCTACCTGTACAGATAAAGACGGCTGGGGAGTCACAAAATCTCCTCACTCATCGGGAACAAGAAATATTGGCACTGATTGCCGCAGGGAAGACGAATCAGGAAATTGCCGAAATGCTGCACATTGCTACAGGTACAGTGCGGGTACATGTCCACGCTATCTTGCAAAAACTGGAAGTTCGCGATCGCACCCAAGCAGCTATTTTAGCGGTTCAAAAAGGATTAGTGGCAGCCGAACTGTTAGCTAAATCATGA
- a CDS encoding DUF7219 family protein gives MTNVSDFLYSRSRYYGAVKPENLVFNANLQEFAQRVTYISCLETAGKLTPEEAYKQIQSLWKQLKQTKKQLGIGEHSFETKPADNTEY, from the coding sequence ATGACAAACGTATCTGATTTTTTGTATAGTCGTAGTCGCTACTATGGAGCTGTCAAGCCAGAGAACTTGGTGTTTAACGCCAATTTGCAAGAATTTGCACAGAGAGTTACTTATATTAGCTGTTTAGAAACCGCAGGGAAGTTGACACCAGAAGAAGCTTACAAACAAATTCAGTCGCTCTGGAAACAGCTCAAACAGACCAAGAAACAACTGGGAATAGGCGAACACTCCTTTGAAACAAAACCAGCGGACAACACTGAATATTAG
- a CDS encoding Crp/Fnr family transcriptional regulator, whose protein sequence is MLVAPAYVSPPIRRIFSRHDLVPQEPNFLWRIEQGVVRTLCWSEEGTAIVSGYWTSKDVVGQPLSSNKPYQIQCLTPVEVSLIPDYLWHQELDAIRLHAQQTEEILNIVRSKQIYQRLKQLLFWLAQKFGRRVEEGTLIDLPISHQDIADMIGATRVTVTRELQKFEQEGIITRPYRKYILLRKGNGLKETL, encoded by the coding sequence ATGCTCGTAGCTCCTGCTTATGTATCTCCTCCGATAAGACGAATCTTCAGTCGGCACGACTTAGTTCCTCAAGAGCCAAACTTCCTTTGGAGAATTGAGCAAGGAGTTGTTCGCACCCTCTGTTGGAGTGAAGAAGGCACCGCGATCGTCTCCGGATATTGGACTTCAAAGGATGTAGTGGGACAACCTTTGTCTAGCAACAAACCCTATCAAATTCAGTGCTTGACACCTGTTGAAGTTAGCCTTATCCCCGATTACCTTTGGCACCAAGAGTTAGATGCCATCCGCTTGCACGCTCAACAAACCGAAGAAATCCTGAACATTGTTCGTTCTAAACAGATTTATCAGCGCCTAAAGCAACTTTTATTCTGGTTAGCCCAGAAGTTTGGGCGTCGGGTAGAAGAAGGAACATTGATCGATTTGCCGATTTCCCATCAAGATATCGCAGACATGATTGGGGCAACGCGCGTCACCGTAACGAGGGAGCTACAGAAGTTCGAGCAAGAAGGCATTATTACTCGCCCCTACCGAAAATACATTCTTTTACGAAAAGGAAACGGGTTGAAAGAAACTCTGTAG
- a CDS encoding GUN4 domain-containing protein — translation MAKTNLTAVILTLLVIVGLFSVAGALVWMGSLMKSRSGSTPSVTVATPTPTTNSSGSLNQIAKSDRQVDYSKLRTYLQQKNWKAADRETYERMLEAAGPQAQALGYTPQTEMDTLSCTDLKTIDGLWSAASEGKFGFTAQQRILKALGDYRKMYEQVGWQKLSGEWLIEWTYNPQTKRLDYKPGKEPNFTTPPPGHLPTVERGYNFDVSLDAVLKRCGF, via the coding sequence ATGGCTAAGACTAATCTGACGGCTGTAATACTGACCCTGCTAGTGATCGTGGGTCTGTTCAGTGTAGCTGGAGCTTTAGTTTGGATGGGTTCCCTCATGAAGTCACGGTCTGGGTCTACACCGTCGGTTACCGTTGCCACACCGACACCGACCACCAACAGTTCTGGCTCGCTTAACCAGATAGCAAAGAGCGATCGCCAAGTTGACTACAGTAAGCTGCGGACATACTTGCAGCAAAAAAATTGGAAAGCTGCTGACCGGGAAACATACGAACGCATGTTAGAGGCTGCCGGACCACAGGCTCAAGCGCTCGGTTATACACCTCAGACGGAAATGGACACGCTCTCCTGTACAGACTTAAAAACCATTGATGGACTTTGGAGTGCAGCCAGTGAAGGCAAGTTCGGTTTTACCGCTCAACAGAGAATTTTGAAGGCGTTAGGCGACTATCGAAAGATGTATGAGCAGGTGGGATGGCAGAAGTTATCTGGTGAGTGGCTGATTGAGTGGACCTATAATCCGCAAACCAAACGCTTGGATTACAAGCCAGGGAAAGAACCAAACTTTACCACCCCCCCGCCCGGTCACCTGCCTACTGTGGAGAGAGGCTATAACTTCGATGTTTCTCTCGATGCGGTGCTCAAAAGGTGTGGCTTTTGA
- a CDS encoding general stress protein: MVTTPTAYSPNQRAIGVFENFQNAEKALHELETAGFDMNRVSVIAQDTPAKSDMAGANIQDEQIGNKANEGAATGAIAGGALGSITGLLAGLGELAIPGISLLLLAGEATAVASTLAGGTMGAAAGGLSGILVGLGIPKERAKVYSDRVLRGYYLLRVNGTPNEIARAETILQNRGIEEWGI, from the coding sequence ATGGTTACTACGCCTACAGCTTACAGTCCCAACCAACGTGCTATCGGAGTCTTTGAAAACTTTCAAAATGCAGAAAAGGCACTTCACGAGTTAGAAACTGCGGGGTTTGACATGAACAGAGTTTCTGTTATCGCGCAGGATACTCCCGCTAAAAGCGATATGGCAGGAGCCAACATACAGGATGAACAGATTGGAAATAAAGCTAACGAAGGGGCAGCTACAGGAGCGATCGCGGGCGGGGCTTTAGGAAGTATAACTGGCTTACTCGCGGGCTTGGGTGAGCTAGCAATTCCTGGTATTAGTTTGCTCCTGTTAGCTGGAGAAGCCACGGCTGTTGCTTCTACCCTTGCTGGTGGCACGATGGGTGCAGCCGCAGGGGGTTTGAGTGGTATCCTAGTTGGTTTAGGAATTCCCAAAGAGCGAGCGAAGGTTTACAGCGATCGCGTACTTCGCGGCTATTACCTCCTGAGGGTTAATGGTACGCCAAATGAGATAGCTCGCGCCGAAACCATCTTACAAAATCGGGGGATTGAAGAGTGGGGCATCTAA
- a CDS encoding glycosyltransferase — protein sequence MFLRQKNRIALISVCGDPAIEIGKEEAGGQNVYVREVGLALAQAGWQVDMFTRRSSLEQAAVVQHSPNCRTIRLTAGPATFINRDEVYSYLPEFVYSFLVFQQREGLRYSIIHTNYWLSSWVGMALRKYQPLIQVHTYHSLGAVKYSTMSDLPPIASTRLAVEKACLETVDRVVATSPQEAEHMRQWVSTKGTIEIVPCGTDIDRFGGIPQNEARQQLGIAPDAKVVLYVGRFDPRKGIETLVRSIAKSSLHGQANLQLIIGGGFHPGQSDGIELDRIQDIVNELGLQNITTFPGQLGDTNLHLYYAAADVCVIPSHYEPFGLVALEAMASGTPVVASNIGGLKFTVVPEVTGLLVPPKNEVAFAQAIDQILANPAWAFQLGQTGRQRVEIAFSWYSVASRLGSLYTQLLDRAASVSGSKSQVAA from the coding sequence ATGTTTCTCAGACAAAAAAATCGCATTGCTTTAATTTCTGTTTGTGGTGACCCAGCTATAGAAATTGGCAAAGAAGAAGCTGGCGGACAGAATGTTTACGTGCGTGAAGTTGGGTTAGCTTTAGCACAGGCGGGCTGGCAAGTGGATATGTTCACTCGTCGTAGCAGTCTCGAACAAGCGGCTGTTGTTCAGCATAGCCCAAATTGCCGAACGATTCGGTTAACGGCTGGTCCGGCAACGTTTATCAATCGAGATGAAGTCTACTCCTACCTACCCGAGTTTGTCTACTCATTCCTTGTATTCCAGCAGCGAGAAGGATTGAGATATTCCATCATTCATACGAATTACTGGTTGTCGTCCTGGGTAGGGATGGCACTGCGGAAGTATCAGCCTTTAATTCAAGTGCATACTTATCACTCGTTAGGGGCGGTGAAATACTCTACTATGAGTGACCTTCCCCCGATCGCATCCACGCGACTAGCCGTAGAAAAAGCGTGTTTGGAAACAGTGGATCGAGTTGTTGCCACCTCTCCTCAAGAAGCAGAACACATGCGGCAGTGGGTTTCTACAAAAGGAACAATTGAAATTGTTCCCTGTGGCACCGATATCGACAGGTTTGGTGGAATTCCCCAAAATGAGGCGCGGCAACAGTTAGGAATTGCACCGGATGCCAAGGTTGTGCTTTATGTCGGTCGCTTCGATCCGCGTAAAGGGATAGAAACGCTAGTGCGATCGATCGCGAAATCCAGTTTGCACGGTCAGGCTAATTTGCAGTTGATTATTGGAGGCGGCTTTCATCCAGGTCAAAGCGACGGGATAGAACTCGATCGCATCCAAGATATCGTCAACGAACTGGGACTGCAAAACATTACAACATTCCCAGGACAACTCGGCGATACCAACTTACACCTCTACTATGCAGCAGCTGATGTTTGTGTGATTCCCAGTCACTACGAACCCTTTGGTCTTGTTGCACTTGAAGCAATGGCTAGTGGAACTCCCGTAGTTGCCAGCAATATTGGGGGTTTAAAGTTTACTGTAGTTCCAGAAGTAACGGGTTTACTGGTACCTCCTAAAAATGAAGTCGCCTTTGCTCAAGCAATCGATCAAATTCTGGCTAATCCCGCTTGGGCTTTCCAACTCGGTCAAACAGGTCGGCAACGGGTAGAAATTGCCTTTAGCTGGTATAGCGTGGCATCGAGACTCGGCAGTCTTTACACACAACTCCTCGATCGAGCAGCATCGGTGTCTGGCAGCAAATCTCAGGTAGCCGCTTAA
- a CDS encoding sensor histidine kinase, whose translation MRTQFSVLGKCIGIRNKQAKALALNYHNTCWLIAGTIAVVIALEYATPSPYVFGYLYTGPILLTSSRLSRKATFQVTLAASVFTLLNLLVPSFKPYNLSTLANRLIAVLALIVTGWLSDRNRLYEEAIAQQQAQLRAQEQLARIREDFVSTLTHDLKTPLLGAIETLKSFQNGQFGKVTSAQQNVLEMMTRSHRSTLQLVETVLDIYRYDTEGLQLQRSPVNLAEIAQEVIATLTDLAASRRVYVYLNYGQSNFPYPLWVDGDALQLQRVFANLIINSINHSPRGGKVEVVLESTGTQQQVLVLDRGPGITPGELPNLFERFYQGLSDRQAKGSGLGLYLSRQIVEAHGGTIWAENRTSSGALFGFQLPAYTLS comes from the coding sequence ATGCGAACTCAGTTTTCAGTTCTTGGGAAGTGCATAGGAATTAGAAACAAGCAGGCAAAAGCACTAGCACTCAACTATCACAACACCTGCTGGCTGATTGCTGGAACGATTGCTGTAGTGATTGCCTTGGAGTATGCCACGCCCTCTCCCTACGTGTTTGGCTACCTTTATACCGGCCCAATTTTGTTAACAAGTTCTCGATTGAGTCGAAAAGCAACGTTTCAAGTAACGCTAGCCGCCTCTGTGTTTACCTTATTAAATTTGCTCGTTCCCAGCTTTAAACCCTATAACTTATCAACGTTAGCAAATCGGTTAATTGCAGTATTAGCGCTAATCGTAACGGGTTGGTTGAGCGATCGCAACCGCCTTTACGAAGAAGCCATTGCCCAACAACAAGCTCAATTACGCGCTCAAGAACAACTTGCACGAATTCGTGAGGATTTTGTTTCCACTCTCACCCACGACTTGAAAACACCACTACTAGGAGCAATTGAAACCCTAAAATCCTTTCAAAATGGTCAATTTGGCAAGGTGACATCAGCGCAGCAAAATGTGCTAGAAATGATGACTCGCTCTCACCGTTCCACTCTACAACTCGTCGAGACGGTGCTGGATATTTACCGCTACGATACAGAAGGGCTACAACTTCAGCGATCGCCTGTTAATTTAGCCGAAATTGCTCAGGAAGTGATTGCCACCCTAACGGATTTAGCGGCATCACGCCGAGTCTATGTTTATCTCAACTACGGCCAATCCAATTTTCCCTATCCCCTCTGGGTGGATGGCGATGCATTACAGTTACAGCGAGTCTTTGCTAACTTAATCATCAACAGCATCAACCATTCTCCTCGTGGTGGTAAGGTGGAAGTTGTTTTAGAGTCTACTGGTACACAGCAACAAGTATTGGTACTTGATCGCGGCCCTGGTATCACTCCCGGAGAACTCCCTAACTTATTTGAGCGCTTTTATCAAGGATTGAGCGATCGCCAAGCTAAAGGCTCAGGACTTGGATTATACCTGTCTCGTCAAATCGTTGAGGCTCATGGTGGCACAATTTGGGCAGAGAATCGGACATCGAGTGGCGCACTGTTTGGCTTCCAACTCCCTGCTTACACACTAAGTTGA
- the kdpA gene encoding potassium-transporting ATPase subunit KdpA — MWQGFLQIAITLVILVAIVPFLGRYMARVFLGERTLLDPVMTPVEGIIYTATGVRHRENMTGWQYARAVLWSNLAMFILVYLIFMFQGFLPLNPTGLEAPSWDLALHTAISFVTNTNQQHYSGETTFTYASQMLALGYLMFTSAATGLAVAIAFIRGLTGRPLGNFYIDLTQSITRILLPISIVGAIALLILGVPETLAGPEIVTTLEGAQQVIARGPVAHFEIIKELGENGGGFFGINSAHPYENPNGLANLIETVIMVCIPASLIITYGIFAGNKKQGWLIFWMVFILYAILITISAIGEYQGNPLVNNILGSQQPNLEGKEVRFGWALTALWAVTTTGTMCGAVNGMHDSLMPPGGFSTLFNMFIQIVWGGQGTGTAYLFIYLILTVFLTGLMVGRTPEFLGRKIEKREIVLASVILLVHPIIILIPSAITIAFPEALSGITNPLYHGVSQVVYEYDSAAANNGSGFEGLADGTLWWNLSASVSLLAGRYLPIIALLLLADSMYRKQPVPETTGTLRTDTGLFTGITAGVILILGALTFFPVLALGPIAEAFLIGAGAT, encoded by the coding sequence ATGTGGCAAGGATTTTTACAAATAGCGATAACGCTGGTGATTTTAGTTGCGATCGTACCCTTCTTGGGGCGATACATGGCGCGTGTGTTCTTAGGAGAACGAACGCTACTTGACCCAGTAATGACCCCTGTAGAGGGCATTATTTACACCGCTACAGGTGTTCGGCATCGAGAAAATATGACAGGTTGGCAGTATGCGCGTGCAGTACTGTGGAGTAATCTCGCCATGTTTATCTTGGTGTACTTAATCTTCATGTTTCAAGGATTTCTCCCCTTGAACCCTACAGGATTAGAGGCACCAAGTTGGGATTTAGCACTGCATACAGCGATTTCGTTTGTTACCAATACCAACCAACAGCATTACTCCGGTGAAACTACCTTCACGTATGCTAGTCAAATGCTAGCTCTGGGGTATTTAATGTTTACATCGGCAGCAACAGGGCTTGCAGTTGCGATTGCCTTTATTCGCGGTTTAACAGGTAGACCTCTGGGTAACTTTTACATAGATTTAACCCAGTCTATTACACGGATTTTGCTGCCTATCTCCATTGTGGGAGCAATAGCATTGCTTATCTTGGGAGTACCTGAAACCCTAGCAGGGCCAGAAATTGTAACTACCTTAGAAGGGGCACAACAAGTTATTGCTAGAGGGCCAGTTGCCCACTTTGAAATCATCAAAGAATTGGGAGAAAACGGTGGCGGTTTCTTTGGCATCAACTCCGCCCACCCCTATGAAAATCCCAACGGTTTGGCCAACCTCATAGAAACCGTAATTATGGTGTGCATTCCCGCCTCCTTAATTATCACTTACGGTATCTTTGCCGGGAACAAAAAGCAGGGATGGCTAATATTTTGGATGGTCTTCATCCTCTATGCAATCCTAATTACGATTAGCGCCATTGGCGAGTATCAAGGGAATCCCTTAGTTAACAATATCTTGGGTAGCCAACAACCTAATTTAGAAGGGAAAGAAGTTCGATTTGGTTGGGCGTTGACCGCACTTTGGGCAGTAACAACCACAGGGACAATGTGCGGTGCTGTGAATGGAATGCACGATTCCCTTATGCCTCCGGGTGGCTTTTCCACACTGTTCAATATGTTCATCCAAATCGTTTGGGGAGGACAGGGAACGGGGACAGCTTACCTATTTATCTACCTAATTCTGACCGTATTTCTCACCGGTTTGATGGTCGGACGAACCCCCGAATTTTTAGGTCGCAAAATTGAAAAACGGGAAATCGTTTTGGCAAGCGTGATTCTACTCGTTCACCCCATTATTATCTTGATTCCCAGTGCCATTACCATCGCCTTTCCCGAAGCCCTTAGCGGCATCACAAACCCTCTCTATCACGGCGTCTCTCAAGTCGTTTATGAATACGACTCAGCCGCCGCTAATAATGGTTCTGGTTTTGAAGGATTAGCGGATGGAACATTGTGGTGGAACTTGAGTGCTAGTGTCAGTCTCTTAGCAGGACGCTATCTCCCAATTATTGCCCTGCTGCTGTTAGCAGATAGTATGTATCGCAAGCAACCCGTCCCCGAAACTACAGGTACACTTCGCACCGATACAGGTTTATTTACAGGCATTACGGCTGGAGTCATTTTGATTTTGGGCGCACTAACATTCTTCCCAGTTCTTGCCTTAGGGCCAATTGCTGAAGCCTTTTTAATTGGTGCTGGCGCTACTTAA